In Helianthus annuus cultivar XRQ/B chromosome 9, HanXRQr2.0-SUNRISE, whole genome shotgun sequence, the following are encoded in one genomic region:
- the LOC110879583 gene encoding B-box zinc finger protein 20 — protein sequence MRVSVILSPHTHLYRLLYSSVTNNSKMKINCDVCNKQEATVFCPADDAALCAACDHRVHHANTLAGKHPRFPLLPPSPKDSPLCDICQDQKALLFCQQDRAILCKDCDAAIHKVNEHTMNHCRFLLTGVKLSTVALSPTGGNGVVPDQNSMSRDQEPVTVKKPVAVSAPAGYQTQKITTYVAPKSNGSGHGSTAASSISDYLIETLPGWHVENFLDSPTFYPKVDEDDQLAMFWDNELLKGSMNGCLSPETMGIWVPQAPPPAAPPPPQPLLLDPYQIQYMGFGSDQMVSGSSPFFAPINHNKITRSKRKKESDYGNCFTVPQISTPNLQEIKNNEIINSSWFLL from the exons ATGAGGGTATCTGTAATTCTGTCGCCCCATACTCATTTATATAGATTGCTCTACTCATCTGTAACAAACAATAGTAAAATGAAGATCAACTGTGACGTCTGTAACAAACAAGAAGCAACCGTATTTTGCCCCGCCGACGATGCCGCCCTGTGCGCCGCCTGCGACCACCGCGTCCACCACGCCAACACCCTCGCCGGAAAACACCCCCGTTTCCCCCTCCTCCCCCCTTCCCCTAAAGATTCCCCACTCTGTGACATCTGTCAG GACCAGAAAGCTCTGTTGTTTTGTCAACAAGACAGAGCAATACTCTGTAAAGATTGTGATGCTGCAATTCATAAAGTCAACGAGCATACAATGAATCACTGCCGGTTTCTTCTCACCGGCGTTAAGCTTTCTACGGTGGCGTTATCACCCACCGGCGGAAACGGCGTCGTTCCCGACCAAAACTCCATGTCTCGAGATCAAGAACCGGTTACTGTTAAGAAGCCTGTTGCTGTCTCAGCTCCAGCCGGATATCAAACACAAAAGATTACAACATATGTAGCTCCGAAGTCAAACGGGTCGGGTCATGGATCTACAGCGGCAAGTAGCATATCGGACTACTTGATTGAGACGCTACCCGGTTGGCACGTTGAGAATTTTCTTGATTCTCCTACTTTTTATCCCAAG gttgatgaggatgatcagTTGGCAATGTTTTGGGATAATGAGCTTCTAAAGGGAAGCATGAATGGTTGCCTATCACCGGAAACAATGGGGATATGGGTTCCACAAGCGCCGCCACCAGCAGCTcctccaccaccacaaccactgcttCTTGATCCTTATCAGATTCAATATATGGGTTTTGGAAGTGATCAAATGGTGAGTGGGTCATCACCTTTTTTTGCTCCAATTAACCACAATAAGATCACAAGATCAAAGAGGAAAAAGGAATCCGACTACGGTAACTGCTTCACTGTTCCTCAGATCAGTACGCCGAACCTTCAAGAGATCAAAAACAATGAGATAATAAACTCATCGTGGTTTCTTTTGTGA